Sequence from the Ereboglobus luteus genome:
GACATAGAGCGTGCCGTCACCATCGACGATGAGTCCCTCGGGTTGGTTAAAAAGCGCGTCGTCGCGGTGTCCATCGACACTGCCGTGCACAGTGGCGCAACCTGCGTGAGTGGCGACGCTGTTATTGTGCGCGAGGTCGATTTTGCGAATGGTGTGGTTGCCTGTGTCGGCGACATACAGGATGCCCGCGGCGTGGGCGATTCCCGCGGGCGCGTTGAATTGGGCGGCGGTGCCGCTGCCGTCGAGCGTGCCGGAGGTGTTGAGCTGTCCGGCAACGATGACCGGGTTGCCGGTCGCGGCTTCGATTTTGCGAATCACATGGGCGGATTTGTCGGCGGCATAAATGTTGCCCGCGGGGTCGATGGCGATGGCGGTGAGTTCGCCGGAGATAATCGCGGGATGTGTTTTCACTTCGCGCCCGGCGCTGATGGTGCGCAACCGGGCGTTGCCGGAATCCGCCACATAGAGTGTGCCCGAGCGCACGGTTATTCCAACCGGGCGGTTGAGACGCGCGTTTGTGCCGGTGCCGTCCAGGGCGCCGCTTTCGCCGGGCGCGCCGGCAAACACATTCACATAGACATTGGTGCTTCCGGGAGGCGTGAGCGTGTGGATGACATTTTTCTCCTCGTCCGAAACATACACGATGCCCGATGCGTCAACGGTCAACGCGGCGGGCGTGCCGTGGGCGCCGGTTTGCGATGGCACGATGGTGAGTGTCGCGGCGGTGCTGAGCGTGACGCCGTTTTGACCGGTGATGCGGACTTGATAGCTGCCACTGTCTGCCGGGATTCCGGCAAGGGTGAGCGTGGCGGAAGTGGCTCCGGCGATGGTCTGGCCGTCTTTCAGCCATTGATAAGTGACTCCGCTTTCGGGCGTGGTCACGGAGAGCGTGACAGAGGCGCCGCACTCGGTGTTTTGACTTAGCGGTTGAGTTGTGATTTGCGGCGCGGCGGCGTTGGAAATGTCCACCCTGGCGTGGGCGCTGTCGAAGCTCTCACCGTAGGCGTTTGAGGCGGAAATCACATAGTAGTAATCTTGGCCGTCGGTCAGATTTGTCGCGTCTGTGTATTCGATGATAGTGGCATCAGGCGATGCGGCGATTTGCGCAATTTTTTGAAACGGTCCGCCGGGTGTTGTGGCGCGCTTGATGTTGTAGGTGACCGCTCCGGGAGCGGCAGGCCATTTGAGCAGCGCGCCGCCATTGTCCATGTTGGTGGCGTTGAGTCCGCTTGGGTTGGCGGGCTTGGTGCCGTTCAATGTGAAAAGTTGCGTGGTTACGGCAGCACCTCCGGTTTGCTCAAGCTGAACCTTGAAGCGCACAACATCGCCGTAGGAAATGTCATCGGCGGTGAGCTCGAAGGGGCTGTGTCTTTTGTCGCGACCGCGCGCGTGCCGCCGGAGGCGTCGACAAAGAGGAGCGTCATTTTGCCATCATCCGGAATGCCGCTGAGGGCGACGTAGAGCGAGTCCGCCCCGTGAGGCGAGCGAATGCGGAACGCGTGCAAGTCCTCCCATGTCGCGTCGATACTGGCGACGATGGGTTTTTCGGAAAGTGCGGGGGCGTCGGGCGCCATGGTTTCGCGCGCCGCGTCAAACGTGAGCACGACGAGTCCGCCTTGCGCGAGCGTGACGGTGAACTTGCCATCGGCGTCGGGGGCGAGCGTGGAGGTGTTGCCGTTGGCGTCGCGCAGCAAGGCCGATGCCGGGAGGGCGATGCCGAGGGCGGCTTTGTCAATAAACACGCGGGCGGTGGTGTTGTCGCGCGCCTGGTTCATGAGCACGAGGTGAAAGCGGTTTTCACTGCGCGCGGCGATGTGGTCGACCTTGGGCGTGTTGACGTTGAATTTCTGATTGTCGAGCCAGAGCCAGCACGCCGGATCGTCGAAAATCCTGCCGGGGCTTCCCCCGTAAATTCGCGAGGAGAACCAGACATATCCCTGCGATTTGACGTAGGGGAAACGGATCGCGCCGCCGGTGCGGGCGTCCGCGTCGGTGACAAGAAAATCGACGAGCATCGCGAGATGCACGGGCGCGTGATGCCAGTAGAGCGATGTGATGTCTGGGCCGTTTTCGGTGTAACCGGGATTGTATTGTAAATCTGAATACAGGGAGAGGTAGTAGCCGGGATACGAGGCGCCGCGGCCGATGATGGCGTTGCGCGCGTGCGTGCGCCAGTAGTCCTCGCCGGTGATGGAGTGAAGGCGCATGAGGTTGGCGGCCCACACGGCGAGCTGGATGTTGTTGAGTCCGTTTGGCGTGAAATAAGTGGAGGGCTGCTCGAGCCCGAGTCCGGTGGTGGCGGGCAGCCACGCGGGGACATTTTTTTCGGGGATGTTGAAGGTCGCGGGTGTGCCGGGGGGATGATTTGGCGGGAATCCGATGCGCTTCCGTTCGTCGCCATCCCACCAGATCGTGCGTGTGACGCTGAGCGTGCCGCCGGCGTAGAGCGTCAGGTTTGCGGCGGGATCGGCGGGGACGATGGGCGTCACCCATTGCCCGGCGGTGGTGAGGCTCGCCCCCTGTCTGGCGTAGGCCAGTATTTCGGCGTCGCCGGTCAGCTCATAGAGGTCGAGCAAATCCCACCAATAGGGATAAAAGGACACATTATAAAAATAGGATATGTCACGCGGCGTCTGGTTTGCCGTGGTGTTTCCAAACTGGGTCGCGGCCCAGGTTTTCGCCTCGGCTTTGATTGTGTTGAGAAGCGCGATGTCGGGCATGCTGCGGTGGAGCGCGAGTTTTTCCGACCATGCGGGAACCTGTCCGCCCGCGGTGACGACATTGGTGCCGTTCATCATGTAGTCGCGCAGCCACGGGTTGAGTCCGCCGAGGAGATTGTCGAACCCCTGCCAAAGCGCGGTGCCGTAGAAGCTGCTGCGGAGGAATGAGAGGCGGATGTCCTCCGGTCGTTTCACATAAGTCTGGTCGGTGCTGAGGGCGAAGTGCGCGGAGGAACGGCTGAGCATGAACTCGAGCGTGGGAAGGCCGCGCGTTTTATAAAACTCGTCGTCACGGGTGAGCCGCGCGGCGGACACAAGCATGAGCGGCGCCGAGTGCGTGGCGGTGCTTCTGCTTTCGATGTTGGACGGTCCCTTGAGATTGTCATACCAGCGGAATTGCGGGCCGGATTTTATGAGCTTGATAATATTGATGGCCTGCTCGGTGAGCGAGGTGTTCCACGGTTCGCGGTAATCGCGCAGTCTCAGGATGCCGGTGTCGGTGTCGCGCATTGTTTCGAACCAGGGCTGCGGAGCGGTGACCACCCACCATGCGGCGTTCAGCGTGTCGCCGTTGTTTTTCTGCGAATTGTGTCCGCCAAGCACGGGGGAAAAAACAACGGGCTGCGCCGCCAGTTCCGCGCCGAGCAGGGAAAATCCGTGCGTGGCATTGTCGCGCTCGGCCCATTCGGACGGAAGGCGGTCGGGATCGGCGACGACGCCGTGCGTGAGCGCGGGCATGCCGGAAATCTCGGAGGTTTCCACGAGGGCCATTGGATGCGGAGCCATCGAGGACATGATCATGACGGGCACATCGGGCAGGCGCTTGAATTGATAAAGCGGCGGCAGTTGCACGGCGGTGACTTTGTCGAAGGAAACACCGCCCGCGCCGGTCGCGGCGAAGGCGAGCGAATAGAAACCCGACTGCACCGTGGTCATGGAAACTTCCATGCGCGCGGCATGGCCGGATTCGGGCACTTGCCAGGTGACGGTGATCTCGTCGGGAAACCCGGTGACGACGGCGCCTTGGCGCAGTTTGTAGAGAATCTTGATTGTTTTTGCGTCGACAACTTGCGCGACGGAATCGGGCAGATACGCGGCGCGCGCATCACCCGCGAGGAAGACGTTGCGCGTGTCGGCGGGCAATGTCCACGTGCCGCCATTGAACGTCCAATTTTCAAACTCGGCGCTTTTCCAGCGCGGAGCCCAGCCGGGGCGGACGGTGGATTCCGCCGCGCGGATGAGATAAATGGGCTCGGCATTTCCCCTCCACGAAAGCGTGGCGGCGTTGCCGGTGAGAAATTCGATTTCGCGCAGCAGAAATTCCTGTCCGTCAACAGTCCGCGCCTTGCGGAATCGCAGCGCCATGTCGTGGGTGCGCAGTTCCGCTGCGACGCCCGCCGCGCCCTCGGTGACAGTGGGGTTTTCCAACCCCGGGGATTGCACGGGAACGCGCGCGGCCTGCAAGGGTGTTTGCCGGTAGGTGTTGAGCGAGGCGCGCTCGACCGCATTGGGATCAAGCCCGGCGCTGGTGACAAGCACCGCTTCCAGCCGTCCGAGATATTGGGCGGTGTCCTTCACTTCAATGGTATGCGTGCCGGAGGTGAGCGGGATTTCCTTAACTCGTTCCCAGCGCCATCCGTTTACTCCGTGCGCGCCGCATTCGATGTCCGGTTCCTGTCCGTCGACCAGCACCTTGAATCGGCGGCTGCCGGGGCTGGTGTCGTAGTCGCGGGTGTTTGCCCATATCGTGTAAGTGCCGGCGGTGGTGATGCCGAAACCGGCAAGGGCGGTTCCGCCTGTGTTGGTGGCCTTGATGAATATTTCCGTCGTGCCGTCCTGTCCGTCCATCACCTCCCATCCGCCGCATGCGCGAAAAGTCTCGGGTTCAAGCAGCACGGTGTTGCTCTTGCTTGCGGTCTCACCCTTGAGCGTGGTTGATGTGGAAATGCCAAACAGCAAGGCGCAGAGTGCCATTGGCAAAAACATAAGGCGTTGGATTACTTGATGGTGCATGGCCGGGCGATGATTTGGATAGCCGGGGGAACGGGGCATAGGGCTCTTGAATAATTAACGACATACTGACTATTCATGCCCGGGTGAAAACATATTGGTATTTCAACCGTTGACTCATTGCCTTGTAACGCAGAGGCGGCCCGGGGCGAAACCATTGCGTTGATAAATATATGAGTGTTTTTGTTATGAACACGCAACGGCGGCAGTCATGCGCGTGTTTGCTCGATTCAAACGCGGACGATTTCACGAAAATGAAGTCAACGGTAAACCAGCGAGGTTATTGCGAGTAAACAACACTTCTTTTGGTATGCGGACAGTCATTCACAACACGGCCCTGGATGCGTCCCCACTTATGTTTTTCCCCACAGCAGATTCTTTTTTGGCATGCGCCACCACACGGCCTCAATTACAAGATGGCTGTCCCCGAAGTTATGGTTTGTCTTTCCCCTCCCATTCCGCCGGCGACGCCCCGTTCGCCAATGATATAAGAACTGATTAGACCCGAAGCGCAACAGACTGCGCGGCCGCCTGGCTGTGAGTGTAAATAATATCATATATAATAAATAAAACCGAAACCGGAATTCCCTCATTTATATTATGCAAAGTCCCAAAAACGAATTTCCCACGGCCAAATTATTCTTCTCGTGGCTATCCCTGATGCTGCTTGCCGGCGGCGGGCTCACGGGGCAGACGGTGGTGGAGGTTGAACGAAACCGATTCGAAGGCTCCCGCTTTCTTATTTCCGGCACCTATGCCATCAACGTCCACAACGGCGTCACCTACACCTATCAGAACAGCTCCTGGTTTGGTGACACGAATGGCGGCGGCGCGCTTTTTGTGAACGGCGGCGTGTTCACCCTCGGTCCCGTGGACGGCGGCACGGGCAGGACTGTGTTCACCGGCAACATGGCCAGGCGCGGCGGCGCAATCACCATAACCGGCGGCGCCATCGCATCCCTCACCAACGTGCGTTTCGGCACGCTTTCCAATGCCAGCTCCGGCAATCGCACCATCGGCGACCACGGCGGCGCCATCGACCTCGTCGCCAATAATAGCACACTTATTCTCCGCAACGCCGAATTCTATCGCAATGTTTCCGAACGCGGTGTGTCGCCCGGCAGCGCCGCGACCGGCGGCGGGTTCGGCGGTGCGATCTACATCCCCAACAGCGGCATTCTTGAAGTTCACGATTCCACTTTCGGCAGCCTTGCGCAGGCCGACCCGATGGACTTCTTCAGCACGGGCTGGACACCGGCGGTCAATGCCGCGGCGGGCACGGATCGCGGCACAGGCAATTGGGCCATCGACGGCCGCGGCGGCGCCATCGCATCCCAAGGCAACGTTGCCGCGCGCATTTCCATTTATAACACACAGTTCTACCACAACACGGCCGCCCGCGGCGCTCTCAACGCCAACGGCGACGGTGGCGCCATCGCATTGTCGGCCGGAACACAGCAAGCCACCATTGAGGACTCGCTCTTTTACGGCAACCGCTCGCGTGGCGGTTTGGGCGGCGGGGCCATTTACGCCGACAATCCCAACATTGTCGTGAGGCTCAAGGACACGGTTTTCACCAACAACATCGCCACCGGTAACGGCGGCGCGATTTACCTGAGCGGCGGCACCGTTAATATTACCGCCACCAAGGATATCACTTACGAGGGCAATTACGCGGCGACTGGCGCCACCAACGCCACTCCCAGCGGGAGCAAGGGCGGCTTTATCTATATGAGCGGTGCTGCCATCACCAATATCGACATCGCCACAGGCGCGACTCTCACCATTGGCGGCAGCGCCAACTCCGCGCACGACACCCTTGCCAGCAGCAACACCAATGTCGTCATCAATGTGAACTCCGGCGGCGACACAGGCACGCTCATTTTGCACGGCGCCAGCACCGATTACAGCG
This genomic interval carries:
- a CDS encoding SMP-30/gluconolactonase/LRE family protein gives rise to the protein MNGTKPANPSGLNATNMDNGGALLKWPAAPGAVTYNIKRATTPGGPFQKIAQIAASPDATIIEYTDATNLTDGQDYYYVISASNAYGESFDSAHARVDISNAAAPQITTQPLSQNTECGASVTLSVTTPESGVTYQWLKDGQTIAGATSATLTLAGIPADSGSYQVRITGQNGVTLSTAATLTIVPSQTGAHGTPAALTVDASGIVYVSDEEKNVIHTLTPPGSTNVYVNVFAGAPGESGALDGTGTNARLNRPVGITVRSGTLYVADSGNARLRTISAGREVKTHPAIISGELTAIAIDPAGNIYAADKSAHVIRKIEAATGNPVIVAGQLNTSGTLDGSGTAAQFNAPAGIAHAAGILYVADTGNHTIRKIDLAHNNSVATHAGCATVHGSVDGHRDDALFNQPEGLIVDGDGTLYVADTGNSTIREITAGGYVNTLAGNPGADGVTGIAGFKDATGTNALFNHPRDLALGNNGEYLYVADSGNRAIRRIDSTNKVQTMTAIVSSGTSTNPEQPENPDNGNKGGGGGGGAPRHGISPPHSRCSPQNCAKRNNPRPPIPL
- a CDS encoding beta strand repeat-containing protein, which encodes MQSPKNEFPTAKLFFSWLSLMLLAGGGLTGQTVVEVERNRFEGSRFLISGTYAINVHNGVTYTYQNSSWFGDTNGGGALFVNGGVFTLGPVDGGTGRTVFTGNMARRGGAITITGGAIASLTNVRFGTLSNASSGNRTIGDHGGAIDLVANNSTLILRNAEFYRNVSERGVSPGSAATGGGFGGAIYIPNSGILEVHDSTFGSLAQADPMDFFSTGWTPAVNAAAGTDRGTGNWAIDGRGGAIASQGNVAARISIYNTQFYHNTAARGALNANGDGGAIALSAGTQQATIEDSLFYGNRSRGGLGGGAIYADNPNIVVRLKDTVFTNNIATGNGGAIYLSGGTVNITATKDITYEGNYAATGATNATPSGSKGGFIYMSGAAITNIDIATGATLTIGGSANSAHDTLASSNTNVVINVNSGGDTGTLILHGASTDYSGALNVHAGSVLLGGTAARFTGTSQITVKAGAIFGGVGIANNVSVESGGVFQVGPSGADNMGSGVLGVSGTLKLSGGSMITGRGSLGTALDGVNVVVLGSAAGDWVTADVQANSTLAITGTYTSSLTGAGGVVKTGAGELHMGRTGGYTGGTRLEEGLLSISTDTALGTGAVSITGTDTGLYFRVGMDFANALDISGGVTLTAAVGDVSMQGAITGAGTLIKTGVRELMLGTNASAFTGSVIINQGILSGDINAASAVRLENFATYAGNLVRSSGQLLAGYGSINGNLTLSGGKLSFDFRNWVSGGSLAPDQIHVTGNISSTGNNLINLDNIGAQSAYALLVGAIFRGSISQTFRWPPSTARR